The Megalobrama amblycephala isolate DHTTF-2021 linkage group LG7, ASM1881202v1, whole genome shotgun sequence genome window below encodes:
- the LOC125273151 gene encoding E3 SUMO-protein ligase ZBED1-like → MISRFLEQQPAVTAALLSPEVRKNTTDISTLTDGDIKNAEEVVKALHPMLQHAQLLSDTLSTIEDAPLVKDIKCAIHGDLSKRYMSAEEKNFLYVASALDPRFKSMLFLSPSEVQETYAMVVSKAAALMGNADVGMQSDGNVEEGGSTEESGPADDTSDEDRPPHTPKKRRSALANLLGQTFQHARSYLTPSSPNSKAKKEVQQYQESSPLPLSDEPLGWWKSEACKYPHLAKLAQRYLCVPGTSVPSEKIFSTTGDIISAQRCALTSEHADQLVFLKKNMP, encoded by the exons ATGATCAGCCGGTTTCTTGAGCAACAGCCAGCTGTTACTGCTGCCCTCTTATCTCCAGAG GTCAGAAAGAATACCACTGACATCTCTACCCTGACTGATGGAGACATCAAGAATGCAGAAGAGGTTGTGAAAGCCCTCCATCCAATGCTG CAACACGCCCAACTTCTGAGCGACACACTCAGCACAATTGAGGATGCCCCTCTCGTCAAGGACATAAAGTGTGCCATCCATGGAGACCTATCAAAGCGCTACATGTCTGCAGAGGAGAAAAACTTCCTCTACGTTGCCTCCGCCTTAGACCCCAGGTTTAAGTCGATGCTCTTCTTGTCGCCTTCAGAAGTGCAGGAGACGTATGCCATGGTTGTGTCCAAGGCTGCTGCCCTGATG GGGAATGCAGATGTGGGAATGCAGTCTGATGGTAATGTAGAGGAGGGAGGAAGCACTGAAGAGAGTGGTCCTGCTGATGACACCAGTGATGAGGACCGACCACcacacacaccaaaaaaaaGGAGATCCGCACTTGCAAACCTCCTTGGACAAACATTCCAGCATGCCAGATCTTACCTGACCCCATCATCACCTAACTCCAAGGCTAAAAAGGAGGTTCAGCAATATCAAGAATCCTCACCTCTACCACTGTCAGATGAGCCGTTGGGTTGGTGGAAATCTGAGGCATGCAAGTACCCACACCTTGCCAAGCTGGCCCAGAGGTACCTGTGTGTGCCAGGGACTAGCGTGCCATCAGAGAAAATCTTTTCTACCACCGGTGACATAATCTCTGCTCAGAGGTGTGCTCTTACATCTGAGCATGCTGATCAGTTAGTTTTCCTCAAGAAGAATATGCCTTGA